One genomic window of Polyangium aurulentum includes the following:
- a CDS encoding septal ring lytic transglycosylase RlpA family protein, whose product MRGAWVGRRLFVLFACGAMASGCGGAAEAGRGASSAADAAQETSPEAAPAPAPGAKNAAPDPTANNVPPGPGIRAEQRGGASFYADKFTGRKTASGELYDPGLLTAAHLTLPFNSVVEVIRKNGRRVTVRINDRGPHIRGRIIDLSRSAAEAIGLDGVADVIVRVISVPPPKPKKKKAKRRR is encoded by the coding sequence ATGAGGGGTGCATGGGTCGGTCGCCGCCTGTTTGTCCTGTTCGCATGCGGGGCGATGGCCTCGGGGTGCGGCGGCGCGGCGGAAGCGGGCAGGGGAGCGTCGTCAGCGGCCGATGCCGCGCAGGAGACCTCGCCCGAAGCTGCGCCGGCGCCGGCCCCTGGGGCGAAGAACGCGGCGCCTGATCCGACCGCGAACAACGTGCCGCCGGGCCCGGGGATCCGGGCCGAGCAGCGGGGCGGGGCGAGCTTCTACGCGGACAAGTTCACGGGGAGGAAGACCGCGAGCGGCGAGCTGTACGACCCGGGGCTGCTCACGGCGGCGCACCTGACCCTGCCGTTCAACTCGGTGGTGGAGGTGATCCGCAAGAACGGCCGCCGGGTGACGGTGCGGATCAACGATCGCGGGCCGCACATCCGGGGGCGGATCATCGACCTGTCGCGGAGCGCGGCCGAGGCGATCGGGCTGGACGGGGTGGCGGACGTCATCGTGCGCGTCATCTCGGTGCCACCCCCCAAGCCGAAGAAGAAGAAGGCCAAGCGGCGTCGCTAG
- a CDS encoding discoidin domain-containing protein yields MRTAHGFGARFGILAAMVGLIGACGGEPEAEIGIEGDEEVVAQEEDALVGACDTKLGVPGISASVTQDGNPASQAVDGDLATRWSGLGKGANITADLGAQKPVCSVGVAWYQGDTRTNAFTVGLSSDGTNFTQAYSGTSLMNTSLQTYPVTPTNARYVRLTVNGNTVNDWASVNELQITGTTGFKHPGILSSKAQLDFVKAKVAAGAEPWTSLVKKAKAGKWGNLAYVATPVPEMKCGNGSSSLDQGCSAAMNDALAAYTQTLIGYYTGDKAYTANAIKILNAWSSTLDVLIFDKTKISTDPDQNNGPLVSAWLAESFPRSAEILRYTDSGWASADIQRFSDMMTGVFLPHIINGWTHANSNWVLSMANGVVNIGVFTNNKATFDKGLALWRTRVPQNMYLTKDGPLPIAPPEYNTTEKLINSWYGQTTFVDGINQETCRDFGHTQMGIASTVAAAETARLQGVNLYGEQETRIVAAMEFIAKYMNAKQTTVASWLCGGTLKLGDLPAWEIGYNHYAKRLGKAMPETATTVARTRAASLTHTNLQMAWEALTHGDVGNLPLP; encoded by the coding sequence ATGAGAACAGCGCACGGCTTCGGGGCTCGGTTCGGCATTCTGGCGGCGATGGTGGGGCTGATTGGCGCATGCGGCGGCGAGCCCGAGGCCGAGATCGGTATCGAGGGCGACGAGGAGGTCGTGGCGCAAGAAGAAGACGCGCTCGTCGGCGCGTGCGATACGAAGCTCGGCGTCCCCGGCATCAGCGCGAGCGTGACGCAGGATGGAAACCCTGCGTCCCAGGCGGTCGACGGCGACCTCGCCACGCGCTGGTCCGGCCTCGGCAAAGGCGCCAACATCACCGCCGACCTCGGCGCGCAGAAGCCGGTGTGCAGCGTGGGCGTCGCCTGGTATCAGGGCGACACGCGCACCAACGCATTCACCGTCGGGCTCTCCAGCGACGGCACCAACTTCACCCAGGCCTATTCCGGGACGAGCCTCATGAACACGTCCCTGCAGACCTACCCCGTCACGCCGACGAACGCGCGCTACGTCCGGCTCACCGTCAATGGCAACACCGTGAACGACTGGGCGAGCGTCAACGAGCTCCAGATCACGGGCACCACCGGATTCAAGCACCCGGGCATTCTCTCCAGCAAGGCGCAGCTCGACTTCGTCAAGGCCAAGGTCGCGGCCGGCGCCGAGCCCTGGACGAGCCTCGTGAAGAAGGCCAAGGCGGGCAAATGGGGCAACCTCGCCTACGTGGCGACCCCCGTCCCGGAGATGAAGTGCGGCAACGGGTCCAGCTCGCTCGATCAGGGCTGCTCCGCCGCGATGAACGACGCGCTGGCAGCCTATACCCAGACGCTCATCGGGTACTACACGGGCGATAAAGCGTACACGGCCAACGCCATCAAGATCCTGAATGCCTGGTCGTCGACGCTGGACGTCCTCATCTTCGACAAGACCAAGATCAGCACCGATCCCGACCAGAACAACGGGCCGCTCGTCTCGGCCTGGCTCGCCGAGAGCTTCCCGCGCTCGGCCGAGATCCTGCGCTACACCGATAGCGGCTGGGCGAGCGCCGACATCCAGCGCTTCTCGGACATGATGACGGGCGTGTTCCTGCCGCACATCATCAATGGGTGGACCCACGCGAACTCCAACTGGGTCCTCTCCATGGCCAACGGCGTCGTCAACATCGGCGTGTTCACGAACAACAAGGCCACGTTCGACAAGGGCCTGGCGCTGTGGCGCACCCGCGTCCCGCAGAACATGTACCTCACGAAGGACGGCCCGCTGCCCATCGCGCCGCCCGAGTACAACACGACCGAAAAGCTCATCAATTCCTGGTATGGCCAGACGACGTTCGTCGACGGCATCAACCAGGAGACGTGCCGTGATTTCGGCCATACGCAGATGGGGATCGCGTCGACCGTGGCCGCAGCGGAGACCGCGCGCCTGCAAGGCGTCAACCTCTATGGCGAGCAGGAGACGCGCATCGTGGCCGCCATGGAGTTCATCGCCAAGTACATGAACGCGAAACAGACCACGGTGGCGAGCTGGCTATGCGGCGGCACGCTGAAGCTGGGGGACCTGCCGGCGTGGGAGATCGGCTATAACCATTACGCCAAGCGCCTCGGCAAGGCGATGCCGGAGACCGCGACGACGGTCGCCCGCACCCGGGCGGCCTCGCTCACCCACACGAACCTGCAAATGGCGTGGGAGGCGCTCACCCACGGCGACGTCGGCAACCTGCCCTTGCCGTGA
- a CDS encoding zinc-dependent alcohol dehydrogenase, which produces MKAVVFHGIGDIRLDDVKEPKIKEPTDAIVRLTASAICGTDLHFVRGTMTGMKPGTILGHEGVGIVEEIGKDVRNFKKGDRVVIPSTIACGVCSYCRAGYQSQCDKANPSGKQAGSAFFGGPAESGAFDGLQAELARIPFANAGLVKLPERVTDDQAILVSDIFPTAYFGAELAEITPGDTVAVFGCGPVGLFAIVSAKLLGAGRIFAVDTIASRLEMARALGAEVIDYNAEHPIETIHRLTDGIGVDRAIDAVGVDANRAHEGPAKPDRAERKQDEEEVKQIAPKTNQDGDNWHPGDAPSQALTWAVQALAKAGTLSIVGVYPPQVKTFPIGMAMMRNLSVRMGICPHRRYIPKLIDLVASGVVDPTAILTNREPMVSVIDAYKAFDRRMPGWVKVELKPGASVEKKAA; this is translated from the coding sequence ATGAAGGCCGTCGTGTTCCACGGGATCGGAGACATCCGTCTCGATGACGTGAAGGAGCCGAAGATCAAGGAGCCGACCGACGCGATCGTCCGCCTGACAGCCAGCGCCATCTGCGGGACCGACCTGCATTTCGTCCGCGGCACGATGACGGGCATGAAGCCGGGCACGATCCTCGGCCACGAGGGCGTCGGGATCGTCGAGGAAATCGGCAAGGACGTGCGAAACTTCAAGAAGGGTGACCGCGTGGTCATTCCGTCGACCATCGCGTGCGGCGTCTGCTCGTATTGCCGCGCCGGCTATCAATCGCAGTGCGACAAGGCGAACCCGAGCGGAAAGCAGGCGGGCTCGGCCTTCTTCGGGGGCCCGGCCGAGAGCGGCGCGTTCGACGGCCTGCAAGCCGAGCTCGCCCGGATCCCGTTCGCGAACGCCGGCCTCGTCAAGCTGCCGGAGCGCGTGACCGACGATCAGGCGATCCTGGTCTCGGACATCTTCCCGACGGCCTATTTCGGCGCCGAGCTGGCCGAGATCACGCCGGGCGACACGGTGGCCGTCTTCGGCTGCGGCCCGGTGGGCCTGTTCGCGATCGTGAGCGCGAAGCTGCTCGGCGCGGGCCGGATCTTCGCGGTCGACACCATCGCGTCGCGCCTCGAGATGGCCCGCGCGCTCGGCGCCGAGGTGATCGATTACAACGCCGAGCACCCGATCGAGACCATCCACCGCCTGACCGACGGCATTGGCGTCGACCGCGCGATCGACGCGGTGGGCGTCGACGCGAACCGGGCGCACGAGGGGCCGGCGAAGCCCGACCGCGCGGAGCGCAAGCAGGACGAGGAGGAGGTGAAGCAGATCGCGCCGAAGACGAACCAGGACGGCGACAACTGGCACCCGGGCGACGCGCCGTCGCAGGCGCTGACGTGGGCGGTGCAGGCGCTCGCGAAGGCGGGCACGCTGTCGATCGTGGGCGTGTATCCGCCACAGGTGAAGACGTTCCCGATCGGAATGGCGATGATGCGCAACCTGTCCGTCCGGATGGGCATCTGCCCGCATCGCCGCTACATCCCGAAGCTCATCGACCTGGTCGCGAGCGGCGTGGTCGACCCGACGGCGATCCTGACGAACCGAGAGCCGATGGTGTCGGTGATCGACGCCTACAAGGCCTTCGACAGGCGCATGCCGGGCTGGGTGAAGGTGGAGCTGAAGCCTGGGGCGTCGGTGGAGAAAAAGGCGGCGTAG
- a CDS encoding neutral zinc metallopeptidase, whose product MKWDRDHQSNDVIDRRGESGGGGGGMLGPLMWIGSRFGIVGMLVVAGLYFGAQFLFGGDRVSATSNPRARSSVASDERVAFVHFVLDDIQSVWGQEFPKLGKRYAPAKLVLFTDRTRSGCGIGAAEMGPFYCPADNRVYVDLGFFEELEQRFGAPGDFAQAYVIAHEVGHHVQTLLGLDRAKRAAGRNAEGAEGASVRLELQADCLAGIWAHSAQQRKFVGKDGTAAPLLDPGDIEEGLAAAASVGDDRIQRQSGGSVHPESWTHGSAEQRMRWFRRGLETGEMAACDTSNAASL is encoded by the coding sequence ATGAAATGGGATCGCGATCATCAAAGCAACGACGTCATCGATCGGCGTGGTGAGTCCGGCGGCGGCGGCGGCGGCATGCTCGGTCCGCTGATGTGGATCGGATCGAGGTTCGGCATCGTCGGCATGCTCGTCGTGGCAGGCCTGTACTTCGGCGCGCAGTTCCTGTTTGGCGGCGATCGTGTCTCGGCAACGAGCAACCCCCGAGCGCGCTCGAGCGTCGCCAGTGACGAGCGCGTCGCGTTCGTGCATTTCGTCCTCGACGACATTCAATCCGTGTGGGGGCAGGAGTTTCCGAAGCTCGGCAAGCGGTACGCGCCTGCCAAGCTCGTGCTCTTCACGGACCGCACGCGGTCGGGGTGCGGCATCGGCGCCGCCGAGATGGGGCCGTTCTACTGCCCGGCGGACAATCGCGTTTATGTCGATCTCGGCTTCTTCGAGGAGCTGGAGCAGCGCTTCGGGGCGCCTGGCGATTTTGCGCAGGCGTACGTCATCGCGCACGAGGTCGGCCATCACGTGCAGACGCTGCTGGGCCTCGACAGGGCCAAGCGCGCGGCGGGCCGCAACGCCGAGGGGGCCGAGGGCGCTTCGGTCCGGCTCGAGCTGCAGGCGGACTGCCTGGCCGGCATCTGGGCGCACTCGGCGCAGCAGCGGAAGTTCGTCGGCAAGGACGGCACGGCCGCCCCGCTGCTCGACCCGGGCGACATCGAGGAAGGGCTCGCCGCGGCGGCCTCCGTGGGCGACGACCGGATCCAGCGTCAGAGCGGCGGCTCGGTCCATCCGGAGAGCTGGACGCACGGCTCTGCCGAGCAGCGCATGCGCTGGTTCCGTCGGGGCCTCGAGACGGGCGAGATGGCGGCCTGCGATACGAGCAACGCGGCGAGCTTGTAG
- a CDS encoding AAA family ATPase, giving the protein MSARWRLSVEGLGRIESADAEIRPLTLLIGENNSGKSYFATLLWGLFAEGGSLSSPEGPELAACDAWAKAHLPPGAPKFNRALTEDEGAMFQRLFEAALKAGKDTLLERLFRSKRVGARSVSFRSVAPAAELHWIHGYDPDRGHLLQRMLPRSTDVADVFSLNPESPLTWAVSGLRNGSVLGGAAPNIVDIGRGTDRYHPGDPVFIPASRTGYMHLYREVVRRRFEAGPQLGPSGEGALTMPAFHFLDFVAFGAGNARRDSYEDACALIESALTGRIEVTPGRGVNEVSYAMNGLPERLSMPLSSALVSELAPLLLVLRGAHPLHVLILEEPESHLHPKLQRVVARAIVRLIRAGVVVVVTTHSATFCQQINNFIKLGSMPPELRSRAQASLKYEDADYLLADEVVGHRFDVGDDGKTRVSELQRTESGIVMPPFNRELADLQDEVRFLAELLAEESS; this is encoded by the coding sequence ATGAGCGCGAGGTGGCGGCTTTCCGTCGAGGGTCTGGGGCGCATCGAGTCCGCCGATGCCGAGATCCGGCCGCTCACCTTGCTCATCGGCGAGAACAACAGCGGCAAGAGCTATTTTGCGACGCTCTTGTGGGGGCTCTTCGCTGAAGGAGGCTCGCTCTCCTCCCCCGAAGGCCCTGAGCTGGCGGCATGCGATGCATGGGCGAAGGCTCACCTGCCCCCCGGGGCGCCGAAGTTCAATCGCGCGTTGACCGAAGACGAAGGGGCGATGTTCCAGCGGCTGTTCGAGGCGGCGCTCAAGGCCGGAAAGGACACGCTGCTCGAGCGGCTGTTTCGCTCGAAAAGGGTCGGGGCGCGGTCGGTGAGCTTCCGCTCGGTCGCACCGGCAGCCGAGCTTCACTGGATCCACGGGTACGATCCGGATCGGGGCCACCTGCTGCAACGGATGCTCCCCCGCTCCACCGACGTGGCGGATGTGTTCAGCCTCAATCCTGAATCTCCCCTCACGTGGGCCGTCTCGGGGTTGAGAAACGGCAGCGTGCTCGGTGGCGCAGCTCCCAACATCGTCGACATCGGACGTGGAACGGATCGTTATCACCCCGGAGACCCGGTGTTCATCCCGGCCTCGCGAACGGGCTATATGCACCTCTACCGGGAAGTCGTCCGGCGGCGCTTCGAAGCGGGGCCACAGCTTGGCCCGAGCGGCGAGGGAGCGCTGACGATGCCCGCCTTCCACTTCCTCGACTTCGTCGCATTCGGGGCGGGCAACGCTCGCCGCGACTCCTACGAGGATGCATGCGCCCTCATCGAGTCGGCGCTCACCGGGCGCATCGAGGTTACCCCGGGCCGCGGCGTGAACGAAGTCTCATACGCCATGAATGGCCTGCCCGAGCGCCTCTCGATGCCGCTCTCCTCGGCGCTCGTGTCCGAACTCGCGCCCCTGCTCCTCGTTCTTCGCGGGGCTCACCCCTTGCACGTCCTCATCCTCGAAGAACCCGAGTCGCACCTGCACCCAAAGCTCCAGCGCGTCGTCGCCCGTGCCATCGTGCGACTCATCCGCGCGGGCGTCGTCGTGGTGGTCACGACCCACAGCGCGACCTTCTGCCAGCAGATCAACAACTTCATCAAGCTCGGCTCGATGCCACCCGAGCTGCGGAGCCGCGCACAAGCGTCGCTTAAGTACGAAGACGCCGACTATCTCCTCGCCGACGAGGTGGTCGGCCACCGCTTCGACGTGGGCGACGACGGCAAGACCCGCGTGAGCGAACTCCAGCGCACCGAGAGCGGCATCGTGATGCCGCCCTTCAATCGTGAGCTCGCCGATCTCCAGGACGAGGTGCGCTTTCTGGCGGAGCTGCTCGCAGAGGAGAGCTCGTGA
- a CDS encoding PQQ-binding-like beta-propeller repeat protein, with protein MTGLSLVARRPEISTPGPDPSALRALFDLLLDRSEALTNLPERDAAALVVDLAYAVAELSAARKRRAAVRVCAGPEPWELGLERSGRDVLVSLVQVSAVPVVALHERRIDGEALCARVVAALEALSIRSARATSKPVFEGVLYGEAARLVSAHEHLVACLPFGEGEGASEPALVAIEPTGEVPIVMAADVLMRTPAPAAAAETAVQRADLFALLFRGKLRVLVGEHARELPEVFVFLFAEQLVEIAHEALEAWGSGRPHYRRMTVGGAICGVRIQGEDGHASLTIGVPRRGTDERGQTWTFPAVDVGALVQSVVAFGRALSRSVVRRDRAQAQNLRLQAFRTRVRELGERLKDLTRNDSKINDAPEGYRAFAAALRPPPSPEDESLATSRLRYAPRWFAAIPSIDLRATFLCGDALVVGATRELSCLDRRTGELVWTRPVPRAVSVMTPLGLARIEAEGALSLHDIQSGEVQWTTQLAPRAGSSTSGVVVSTPGLPRTLVVSEGARHLAAVDLHGGGVRWRYGSRRGSVFRLRRAGKLLVVASGEPALVALDVLTGEVVWRFCDRRRFASHVAVDQDALFAVSGDGAFVERPGARLHHLDPWSGAARWSIDLPGHLAPVGAPLLAPETAVVVTHGRRGTGLVGFDRATGEVRFDVVACASAASCLLVDGTVILNSEGGELVAIDAKDGSTRYRHVFGSADGDKPRRLEPMLRSGALFVPQGELFVVRPRDGKLLGRVPADLVPDLFRVDEKCDVYVVEESGHIAAFSTGPRLRLV; from the coding sequence ATGACCGGACTGTCTCTCGTCGCCAGACGCCCCGAGATCTCCACCCCAGGGCCCGACCCTTCGGCGCTCCGTGCGCTCTTCGATCTGCTTCTGGATCGATCGGAAGCCCTGACAAACCTGCCCGAGCGCGATGCCGCGGCGCTCGTGGTCGACCTGGCTTACGCGGTAGCCGAATTGAGCGCGGCGCGGAAGCGCCGCGCAGCCGTCAGGGTTTGCGCTGGGCCCGAGCCCTGGGAGCTCGGCCTCGAGCGCTCGGGCCGGGATGTTCTCGTCTCGCTCGTCCAGGTGAGCGCCGTCCCCGTCGTCGCGCTGCACGAGCGGCGCATCGACGGCGAGGCGCTCTGTGCGCGCGTCGTCGCCGCCCTCGAGGCGCTCTCGATCAGGAGCGCGCGCGCTACGAGCAAGCCCGTGTTCGAGGGCGTGCTCTATGGCGAGGCCGCGCGCCTCGTCTCCGCGCACGAGCACCTGGTCGCCTGCCTTCCCTTCGGGGAGGGCGAGGGCGCCTCCGAGCCTGCGCTCGTGGCCATCGAGCCGACGGGCGAGGTCCCGATCGTCATGGCGGCCGACGTCCTCATGCGCACGCCTGCGCCTGCGGCGGCGGCGGAGACGGCCGTGCAGCGGGCGGACCTGTTCGCGCTGCTCTTCCGGGGCAAGCTGCGGGTCCTCGTGGGCGAGCACGCGCGCGAGCTGCCCGAGGTGTTCGTCTTCCTGTTCGCCGAGCAGCTCGTCGAGATCGCCCACGAGGCGCTCGAGGCGTGGGGCTCGGGCCGGCCGCACTACCGGCGCATGACGGTGGGCGGCGCGATCTGCGGCGTGCGCATCCAGGGCGAGGACGGTCACGCCTCGCTGACGATCGGCGTGCCGCGCCGGGGCACCGACGAGCGCGGGCAGACCTGGACGTTCCCGGCCGTGGACGTGGGCGCGCTCGTGCAGAGCGTCGTCGCCTTCGGTCGCGCTCTGTCGCGCAGCGTGGTTCGAAGGGACCGGGCGCAGGCGCAGAACCTGAGGCTGCAAGCCTTCCGCACGCGCGTGCGCGAGCTGGGCGAGCGGCTGAAAGATCTGACGCGCAACGACTCGAAGATCAACGACGCCCCCGAGGGCTACCGCGCGTTCGCCGCCGCGCTCCGGCCGCCGCCCTCCCCCGAGGACGAGTCGCTCGCGACGAGCCGCCTTCGCTATGCGCCCCGCTGGTTCGCCGCGATCCCCTCGATCGACCTGCGCGCCACGTTCCTCTGCGGCGACGCGCTCGTGGTGGGCGCGACGCGGGAGCTTTCGTGCCTCGACCGGCGCACCGGGGAGCTCGTCTGGACGCGCCCCGTTCCGCGCGCGGTGTCGGTGATGACGCCGCTCGGCCTTGCGCGGATCGAGGCCGAGGGCGCGCTCAGCCTGCACGACATCCAGTCGGGTGAGGTGCAGTGGACGACCCAGCTCGCGCCGCGGGCGGGCTCCTCCACCTCGGGCGTGGTGGTGAGCACGCCGGGGCTGCCGCGGACGCTGGTGGTGAGCGAGGGTGCGCGGCACCTCGCGGCCGTGGATCTGCACGGCGGCGGGGTGCGGTGGCGCTACGGCTCGCGGCGCGGGAGCGTCTTCCGGCTGCGGCGCGCGGGCAAGCTGCTCGTCGTGGCGTCGGGCGAGCCTGCGCTGGTGGCGCTCGACGTGCTCACGGGCGAGGTCGTGTGGCGCTTCTGCGACCGGCGGCGCTTCGCCTCGCACGTGGCGGTGGATCAGGACGCGCTCTTCGCGGTGAGCGGCGACGGCGCGTTCGTCGAGCGCCCTGGCGCGCGGCTGCACCACCTCGATCCCTGGTCTGGCGCAGCGCGGTGGAGCATCGATCTGCCGGGGCACCTGGCGCCGGTGGGCGCGCCGCTGCTCGCGCCGGAGACGGCGGTGGTGGTGACGCACGGGCGGCGCGGGACGGGTCTCGTCGGCTTCGACCGTGCGACCGGCGAGGTCCGCTTCGACGTGGTCGCGTGCGCGTCGGCGGCGTCGTGCCTGCTCGTGGACGGGACGGTGATCCTGAACAGCGAGGGCGGCGAGCTGGTGGCGATCGACGCGAAGGACGGCTCGACGCGCTACCGGCACGTGTTCGGGAGCGCGGACGGCGACAAGCCGCGAAGGCTCGAGCCGATGCTGCGCTCGGGGGCCTTGTTCGTGCCCCAGGGCGAGCTGTTCGTGGTGAGGCCGCGGGACGGCAAGCTCCTCGGCCGGGTGCCGGCGGATCTGGTGCCCGACCTGTTCCGCGTGGACGAGAAGTGCGACGTCTACGTGGTCGAGGAGAGCGGGCACATCGCGGCGTTCTCGACGGGGCCGAGGCTGAGGTTGGTGTGA